From the Dethiosulfovibrio salsuginis genome, one window contains:
- a CDS encoding replication-associated recombination protein A, giving the protein MICWETPLAERMRPSSLDEYVGHSSIIAPGTALRSHLERGVVPSCILYGPPGVGKTALVRLMASVTDRELFEINAVSAKVSQLRELIDQGEKVKSMSGRSVVAFVDEIYHFNKSQQNALLPAVEKGDVVLVGTTTENPWFEINKTLLSRLMVLTIDPLTEEDLVVLMSRALEDREKGLGSLELSWDQEVLREIALSAGGDGRQALTRLEYLARSVAASGGSHISLERAKKDLPRASVRHDKGGDNHYQVISAFIKSIRGSDPDATIYWLARLLDSGEDIRFIARRMVISAAEDVGLADPMALMIATSAAQASDMTGMPEARIILGEAALYLASAPKSNRAYEAINSAISDIESGAVQRVPDHLINGNRGYLYPHDYRGHWVAQSYLKEPKRYYFPSDSGYESRVLARLKRFWRRFREGSQKDS; this is encoded by the coding sequence GTGATCTGCTGGGAGACACCTCTGGCGGAGAGGATGAGACCGTCATCTCTCGATGAATATGTAGGCCATAGCTCTATTATCGCCCCAGGGACTGCCCTGAGAAGCCACCTTGAAAGAGGGGTCGTGCCTTCCTGTATCCTCTACGGTCCTCCTGGAGTGGGTAAAACCGCCCTCGTTCGTCTCATGGCCTCGGTCACCGATCGAGAACTATTCGAGATCAACGCCGTTTCCGCTAAGGTCTCTCAGCTGAGGGAGCTCATAGACCAGGGGGAGAAGGTCAAATCCATGTCCGGCAGGTCGGTAGTGGCCTTTGTGGACGAGATATATCACTTCAACAAAAGCCAGCAGAACGCCTTGCTTCCTGCGGTGGAAAAAGGGGATGTGGTCCTCGTCGGGACTACCACCGAAAATCCGTGGTTTGAGATCAACAAGACCCTTCTTTCCCGTTTGATGGTGCTGACCATCGATCCTTTGACCGAGGAAGACCTGGTAGTCCTCATGTCAAGGGCCCTTGAGGATAGGGAAAAAGGGCTTGGGTCCCTTGAGCTTTCATGGGACCAGGAGGTACTGAGGGAGATAGCCCTTTCCGCTGGCGGCGACGGTAGACAGGCCTTAACAAGGCTGGAGTACCTAGCCCGCTCTGTGGCCGCCTCAGGAGGGAGCCACATATCCCTGGAGAGGGCTAAAAAAGATCTCCCTAGGGCATCGGTCAGACACGATAAAGGCGGAGATAACCACTATCAGGTTATCTCCGCCTTCATTAAAAGTATTCGAGGTTCTGACCCCGATGCCACCATATACTGGCTAGCGAGGCTTCTGGACTCCGGTGAGGATATCCGTTTTATCGCCAGAAGGATGGTCATATCCGCAGCGGAGGACGTGGGCCTAGCGGACCCTATGGCCCTGATGATCGCGACCTCCGCCGCTCAGGCCTCCGACATGACCGGTATGCCTGAAGCCAGGATAATCCTCGGGGAGGCCGCTTTGTATCTGGCCTCCGCCCCTAAAAGCAACAGGGCTTACGAGGCCATAAACAGCGCTATCTCCGATATCGAGTCTGGAGCCGTCCAGAGGGTGCCCGATCACCTCATAAACGGCAATCGGGGATACCTCTATCCTCACGACTATCGAGGGCATTGGGTAGCCCAGTCCTACCTCAAAGAACCTAAAAGATACTACTTTCCGTCGGACTCCGGTTATGAGTCGAGGGTACTCGCCAGGCTCAAGCGATTTTGGCGGAGGTTTAGGGAAGGCTCCCAGAAGGACTCATGA
- a CDS encoding HAD family hydrolase: MTASPMWNPLNSGGFIFDWDGVLADTRLDFSPVREKYFGGKDVPILEEMAKMDEGDRELLSEEIRRLEIDGASLATAVPGGQDLVSLLDDRGIPWSVVSRNCPESIYLAAKTIGFDLPKNTFHRESGHVKPSPEALWMASDAMGVPARSCTVIGDFVYDILGARRAGMRALLVERGPEKWSHWADGHFFRLKELLVSLREGVELVPWEYRSLVQNRGLNWLCSAWEISLEVPSPLAKEDLDLVFKLASLGVGTFIASKEEQPVDIWQEVPWLSSEFLGKPQCAVLEGLLSRRFPMATVQSEGCGVSLELFRSHPELKMEDILR; the protein is encoded by the coding sequence ATGACCGCTTCACCTATGTGGAATCCTCTGAACAGTGGAGGTTTTATCTTTGACTGGGACGGAGTCCTGGCGGATACCAGGCTGGATTTTTCACCTGTAAGGGAGAAATATTTTGGGGGAAAAGACGTCCCGATACTTGAAGAAATGGCGAAGATGGACGAAGGGGATCGTGAACTTCTCTCCGAGGAGATAAGGCGTTTGGAGATCGATGGAGCGTCTTTAGCCACCGCTGTCCCAGGAGGACAGGATCTGGTATCCCTTCTCGACGATCGAGGGATTCCCTGGTCGGTGGTGTCCAGAAACTGCCCTGAGTCTATCTATCTTGCCGCTAAAACCATCGGTTTTGATCTTCCTAAAAACACCTTCCATCGGGAGAGCGGTCATGTAAAGCCCTCGCCGGAGGCCCTTTGGATGGCCTCTGACGCCATGGGAGTGCCCGCCCGGTCCTGTACGGTGATAGGGGATTTTGTCTACGATATCCTCGGTGCAAGGAGGGCGGGAATGAGGGCCCTGCTCGTAGAGCGTGGACCGGAGAAATGGTCCCACTGGGCGGACGGCCATTTCTTTAGACTAAAAGAGCTGTTGGTCTCGCTGAGGGAAGGTGTAGAGCTGGTTCCCTGGGAGTATCGTAGTCTAGTTCAAAACAGAGGCTTAAACTGGCTCTGTTCCGCATGGGAGATATCTTTGGAGGTGCCCTCTCCTCTTGCCAAAGAGGATCTTGACCTGGTATTTAAGTTAGCCTCTCTAGGGGTAGGGACCTTTATAGCGTCTAAAGAAGAGCAGCCTGTTGATATTTGGCAGGAGGTCCCGTGGCTCTCCTCTGAGTTCTTGGGCAAGCCTCAATGTGCTGTTTTAGAGGGGTTACTATCGAGACGATTTCCAATGGCCACCGTCCAATCCGAGGGTTGCGGCGTCTCTTTAGAGCTTTTCCGAAGCCATCCTGAGCTTAAAATGGAGGACATCCTGAGGTGA
- a CDS encoding lipid-binding SYLF domain-containing protein produces MRKTVILASLILAITASPLWAGKTPETRIKESLDTINRMSAQDDVETMGYVIEKGVAVAIFPSVVKAGFVLGGQYGEGILLRHDSKTGKWYGPSFYNIAGGSFGLQIGVQSTALVLAVVNEDGMKGFRGDNFTLGGEFAVAAGPVGRRTSAATDINLNTPIYSYSMSKGLFAGLSLDGSTINHDPSANELYWGKKTSPVEALDKPATSKEIAPLIKALNNLIKKGK; encoded by the coding sequence ATGAGAAAGACAGTGATATTGGCATCGCTTATACTGGCTATAACAGCGAGTCCCCTTTGGGCAGGCAAAACCCCAGAAACCAGGATAAAAGAATCGCTGGACACCATAAACAGAATGTCCGCACAGGACGACGTTGAGACAATGGGATATGTCATAGAAAAAGGAGTCGCCGTGGCCATATTCCCTTCGGTCGTGAAGGCAGGATTCGTACTCGGAGGACAGTACGGAGAGGGGATATTGCTCCGCCACGACTCTAAGACCGGCAAATGGTATGGACCTTCCTTTTACAACATAGCAGGAGGATCCTTTGGACTTCAGATAGGGGTCCAGTCCACTGCGCTGGTCCTCGCCGTCGTCAACGAAGATGGGATGAAGGGATTCAGGGGAGATAACTTTACCTTAGGCGGCGAGTTCGCCGTCGCCGCCGGACCGGTGGGCCGTCGAACCTCCGCTGCGACGGACATAAACCTAAACACCCCTATCTACAGCTATTCTATGAGCAAAGGTCTGTTCGCAGGGCTATCTCTGGACGGATCGACTATAAACCACGACCCAAGCGCCAATGAGCTATATTGGGGTAAAAAGACTTCTCCTGTAGAGGCCCTTGATAAACCTGCAACCTCCAAGGAGATAGCCCCTTTGATAAAAGCACTGAACAACTTGATAAAAAAAGGCAAATAA
- a CDS encoding nucleoside-diphosphate sugar epimerase/dehydratase, with product MRWWMTVGVRNRSMVILDLLFFALATWLGFALRLSVFMNAFYGDALLSGSVFAAVNVGSFYIGGVYRIYWPQASLEEFALLFRCYMVASVVFILSYVWIPAIFVPRSSLAIMLFGGFFMSAVYRASWRFFLATKQKSRSWVKTIIVGAGDAGSTLARELIRNGDELLPVGFLDDDCEKQGKDIAGLPVLGAISDLEQWIQKESISVVLVAIPSASRKVVGEVLHRLASLGVETRVLPSLRDIAGGTVSTTMLRKVKLEDLLARDPVALDCGAIAEIICNKVVLITGAGGSIGSEISRQIATYGPSRLVLLGHGEHSIYSLCEEFREKGIPVPYDPVIADVSDRETMEQVFSRWKPSIVFHAGAHKHVPLMEANPREAVRVNSFGTWVLADLCGLYGVERMVMVSTDKAVNPTSVMGATKRVAEMAIQRAQLDHQSTKYMAVRFGNVLGSRGSVVPKFERQIEQGGPLTVTHPDMRRYFMLIPEAAGLVLQAGSIGEGGEIFVLDMGEPIKIVEMAETLIKLHGYRPGLDISIEFSGVRSGEKLFEELFYDLAGVDLTAHPKIFRSHLSDKELPDSFDAGRIAVVLNSGGDSVVSELKKIVPEFSHS from the coding sequence ATGAGGTGGTGGATGACAGTGGGGGTGAGGAACAGGTCCATGGTTATCCTGGATCTGCTGTTCTTCGCCTTAGCTACTTGGCTTGGCTTCGCCCTTAGGCTCTCGGTCTTTATGAACGCCTTCTACGGCGACGCTCTCCTGTCAGGTTCTGTCTTTGCTGCTGTTAACGTAGGCTCTTTCTACATAGGAGGGGTCTACCGTATATATTGGCCTCAAGCGAGTCTTGAGGAGTTCGCTCTCCTTTTTCGTTGCTACATGGTCGCCTCGGTGGTGTTTATCCTCTCCTACGTGTGGATTCCCGCTATTTTCGTCCCCAGATCCTCTCTGGCTATAATGCTTTTCGGGGGATTCTTTATGTCGGCGGTTTACAGGGCTTCCTGGCGTTTTTTTCTCGCAACAAAACAAAAAAGTAGGTCGTGGGTAAAGACGATTATCGTTGGAGCGGGAGATGCGGGGTCCACCTTGGCTAGAGAGCTTATACGAAATGGCGATGAGCTTTTACCGGTGGGGTTTCTCGATGATGACTGCGAGAAACAGGGTAAGGATATAGCAGGCCTTCCTGTTCTGGGAGCTATCTCCGATCTTGAGCAGTGGATCCAGAAAGAATCTATCTCTGTTGTGCTGGTGGCAATCCCATCGGCTTCCAGGAAGGTCGTCGGAGAGGTCCTTCATCGTCTCGCATCCCTTGGGGTGGAGACACGGGTCCTTCCCAGTTTACGGGATATCGCTGGAGGTACGGTCTCTACCACCATGCTCCGAAAAGTAAAGCTGGAGGACCTTCTAGCGAGAGATCCTGTCGCTCTGGATTGCGGTGCTATCGCTGAGATCATATGCAACAAAGTCGTCCTCATCACCGGGGCTGGAGGCTCTATCGGAAGCGAAATTTCTCGACAGATAGCGACGTACGGTCCATCCCGTCTGGTCCTTCTCGGTCACGGCGAGCACTCTATATACTCTCTATGTGAGGAGTTTCGGGAGAAGGGGATCCCAGTTCCCTACGATCCGGTGATCGCCGATGTGTCAGACCGAGAGACGATGGAACAGGTTTTCTCCCGGTGGAAACCCTCGATAGTCTTTCACGCAGGGGCTCATAAGCACGTTCCCCTTATGGAGGCGAATCCAAGGGAGGCGGTCAGGGTAAACAGCTTCGGTACCTGGGTTTTGGCCGATCTGTGCGGTCTATACGGGGTTGAGCGAATGGTGATGGTGTCCACCGATAAAGCGGTAAACCCGACCAGCGTTATGGGAGCTACCAAACGGGTAGCTGAGATGGCGATCCAGCGAGCTCAGCTAGATCACCAGTCGACTAAGTACATGGCCGTAAGGTTTGGCAACGTGCTGGGGAGTCGAGGAAGCGTGGTTCCCAAGTTCGAGAGACAGATAGAGCAAGGAGGCCCCTTAACGGTCACCCATCCCGACATGAGAAGATATTTTATGCTCATACCGGAGGCAGCGGGGCTGGTTCTTCAGGCCGGTTCTATCGGAGAGGGAGGGGAGATCTTTGTCCTGGATATGGGGGAGCCTATCAAAATAGTCGAGATGGCTGAGACCCTGATAAAGCTTCACGGATACAGGCCAGGACTGGATATCTCTATCGAATTCTCCGGCGTTAGATCTGGGGAAAAACTCTTTGAGGAGCTGTTTTACGATCTCGCAGGGGTGGACCTGACAGCTCATCCTAAAATATTCAGAAGTCACCTCTCCGATAAAGAGCTTCCCGATTCCTTCGACGCTGGAAGAATAGCCGTTGTTCTAAATTCAGGCGGAGATTCTGTCGTCTCGGAGCTAAAGAAAATAGTTCCCGAGTTTTCTCACTCTTAA
- the ychF gene encoding redox-regulated ATPase YchF: MKLGIVGLPNVGKSTLFNAITSAGAEASNYPFCTIEPNIGVVAVPDERLEVLSTMFKSEKITPAVVEFFDIAGLVKGASKGEGLGNTFLSHIREVHAIAHVVRCFDDENIVHVDGEVNPIRDIETIELELVLADLETVERHVVKTERNARNDKSLRPYLELILKVKSVLEEGKMVRTMDLSEEEEKELKGLNLLTSKPVIYVANVAEDQIGVADENPHVIAVKDYADKYGCEVVPVCGKIEAEIAELEPEEKKEFLADLGLQDSGLDRLVKAGYRLLGLISFLTAGEKESRAWTIKDGFKAPQAAGTIHTDFERGFIKAQVVSYSDLVELGGLAEAKGKGLVRMEGKEYVMKDGDVVEFRFNV; the protein is encoded by the coding sequence ATGAAACTTGGAATAGTAGGTCTTCCTAACGTAGGGAAGAGCACTTTATTTAACGCTATAACCTCCGCCGGTGCGGAGGCTTCAAATTACCCTTTCTGCACGATAGAGCCTAATATAGGGGTCGTTGCTGTTCCCGACGAGAGGCTGGAGGTCCTTTCGACGATGTTTAAATCGGAGAAGATAACCCCTGCGGTCGTCGAATTCTTCGATATAGCGGGCCTGGTAAAGGGAGCCAGCAAAGGGGAGGGGCTTGGAAATACCTTTTTATCCCACATAAGGGAGGTCCACGCCATAGCCCACGTGGTTCGCTGCTTCGACGACGAGAACATAGTTCACGTCGACGGAGAGGTAAACCCTATAAGGGATATAGAGACCATAGAGCTTGAGCTGGTCTTGGCGGACCTTGAGACCGTCGAGAGACACGTGGTTAAGACCGAGAGAAACGCCAGAAACGATAAGTCTCTAAGACCTTATCTCGAGCTTATCCTCAAGGTAAAGAGCGTCCTGGAGGAAGGGAAGATGGTCAGGACTATGGACCTTTCAGAGGAAGAGGAAAAAGAGCTTAAGGGTCTCAACCTCCTGACCTCTAAACCGGTGATATACGTGGCAAACGTGGCGGAGGATCAGATCGGAGTCGCCGACGAAAACCCTCACGTGATAGCGGTAAAGGATTACGCCGATAAATACGGCTGCGAGGTTGTCCCTGTGTGCGGAAAAATCGAGGCGGAAATAGCGGAGCTCGAGCCGGAGGAGAAAAAGGAGTTTCTCGCCGATCTAGGTCTTCAGGATTCCGGTCTCGACAGGCTTGTAAAGGCTGGATACCGCCTTTTAGGGCTTATATCGTTCCTGACCGCTGGTGAAAAAGAGTCTCGTGCCTGGACGATAAAAGACGGCTTTAAGGCCCCTCAGGCCGCTGGGACCATTCATACCGATTTTGAGAGAGGTTTTATAAAGGCTCAGGTGGTCTCCTATTCCGATCTGGTCGAACTAGGGGGTCTCGCAGAGGCGAAGGGCAAGGGATTGGTCCGTATGGAAGGCAAAGAATACGTCATGAAAGACGGTGACGTTGTCGAGTTTAGGTTTAACGTTTAA